Proteins encoded by one window of Chromobacterium violaceum ATCC 12472:
- a CDS encoding NUDIX hydrolase, with translation MQVDAVLGYLDKVSRFDAQQFTPLFIGTERMGCVNAQWKERLLQHEPQLFEETFQGLKCKVKGSYRSISHALAHAARRWQQAGWLNGWRNENFTAFRQDGSPYFELERAAFRPLGLTSRAVHVNGLCRMEDGETRMWVGRRSPHKAVDPNRMDNLVGGGVAAGETLELALQRESWEEAGVARERVDGLKPSSLLLAQRPVARGLHREWLYAYDLWLAPGESPACQDGEVAEHLLLPFSEVEQLLVAERFMIDAALVSMDCLCRHGYWGRDNQKMADALARVRHELGREVGVPA, from the coding sequence ATGCAGGTGGATGCCGTACTCGGCTACCTGGACAAGGTCAGCCGCTTCGATGCGCAGCAGTTCACGCCGCTATTCATCGGCACCGAGCGTATGGGGTGCGTCAACGCCCAATGGAAAGAGCGCCTGCTGCAGCATGAGCCGCAGCTGTTCGAAGAGACGTTCCAGGGCCTGAAGTGCAAGGTGAAGGGCAGCTACCGCAGCATCAGCCATGCGCTGGCCCATGCCGCCAGGCGCTGGCAGCAGGCCGGCTGGCTCAACGGCTGGCGCAACGAGAATTTCACCGCCTTCCGTCAGGACGGCAGCCCCTATTTCGAACTGGAGCGGGCGGCTTTCCGCCCGCTGGGCCTGACCAGCCGCGCGGTGCACGTCAATGGGCTGTGCCGGATGGAAGACGGCGAGACCAGGATGTGGGTGGGGCGGCGCAGCCCGCACAAGGCGGTCGATCCCAACCGGATGGACAACCTGGTCGGCGGCGGCGTGGCGGCCGGCGAGACGCTGGAGCTGGCGCTGCAGCGCGAGTCGTGGGAAGAGGCCGGCGTCGCGCGCGAACGGGTGGACGGGCTGAAGCCGTCGTCGCTGCTGCTGGCGCAGCGTCCGGTGGCGCGCGGCCTGCACCGCGAGTGGCTGTACGCCTACGATCTATGGCTGGCGCCGGGGGAGTCGCCGGCCTGCCAGGATGGCGAGGTGGCCGAACACCTGCTGCTGCCGTTTTCCGAGGTCGAACAGCTGCTGGTGGCTGAGCGCTTCATGATAGACGCGGCGCTGGTCAGCATGGACTGCCTGTGCCGGCATGGCTATTGGGGGCGCGACAATCAGAAAATGGCCGACGCCCTGGCCCGCGTCCGGCACGAGCTGGGCCGGGAAGTGGGCGTGCCGGCCTGA